The Lolium rigidum isolate FL_2022 chromosome 1, APGP_CSIRO_Lrig_0.1, whole genome shotgun sequence region GGAATATTATAAGTGTTGAAGACAATGCGCCAAACAATTTTTGACAAGGGACATGAAAGAAATAAATGTTATATGGACTCCTCtgcatcacaaaaacaacatttcttGCTTCCCTTCCATTTTCTTTTTATCAGATTATCCCTAGTAAGCAAGACCTTAACCACATGAAGATTTTGATCTTCAAGGGTACTTTTAGTTTCCACAAATATTTTGTGGGGAAGTGCTCATGGTAGTTCATTAAATCTTCATACATAGTCTTCACGGTAAAAAAAATCCAGATTTTGTTAGTTTCCAAACAAATATGTCCGATTCATCATTTAGCTGAACCAGTATTAACCGGTTACAGAGATGCATCCATTCATCCCATTTAGAACAATCAGTGGTCTTGATGATAATACCGAATGGACCGATACATTTTTATGCATAACAATGTTATATAATGATGGGTATTGATGAGCTAGATCCCATTCCCCAAGCCAAACATCCTCCCAAAACCGCACTAGCCTTCCAGATCTTTCCCGAAAGGAACCACGTTTTAGAAACTCGTCTTTCACATGCATAAGTCCTTTCCAAAACGGTGAGTCCGTATGTTTAACCCGAGCGTGTGCTAGCATCTTATCTTTAACATATTTGTTATGTAAAAGTTCTTGCTAAATCCCCTCCTCAGTTAATAACTTGAACAACCATTTGCTAAGCAAGCACTTATTTTTCATTTCCAGCACCTCAattccaagccctccttgatcttttggtCTGCAAATCATGTCCCATTTAGTTAGGCGATATTTTCTCTTCTTATCATCGCTTTTCCAAAAGAAACGCGATCTATAGAAATCCAATCTATAGAAAAGATAACATAAATATTGGCAAACTAGAGAGAACTGAGTTGATCAAGACCAACATATCTCCATACGATAGTAGCTTGCCTTGCCAGCATCCAAGTTTTTTCTTTCACTCATTCACACATAATTGTACGTCACGGTGGCAAAAAAAACCGATGACCGAAGACCGAAACcaaaaagaccgaaaccgaacccGAACCCGAAAAGACCAGGACCGAAATGACCGATAGAATATTGGGTAGAAAATTTTATAGACCGAATTAAGCTTGGTCAATTCGGTCATTTTGTTCTGAGTAACTGAATAGACCGAACTGACCGAATTTTACATAAGACTGTTCTAATCTTTAGATTTTGTGATATGCGTGAGATGTGATATTCTTGAATGTTCATAAACTTCTCTAGCGTTGTTACATTTTTGTTTAGATTGTTGAACATTTATTCGTGCCAATTGAtaataatatatgcaatgaaaaaacATTCAAAATACATCTAAAATGTTGCCAACTTTTTACTAAATAATGTCTAAGTTTTGCGTTGACAACGTCGGCCACACTGTTCGGTCATGACTGAACCCGAACCTTAATTATTGGGTACCCGAATTTGTCGGGTAGTAAAAGTAACAAGTATTTTTCGGTCTTCACTTTTTTTTTGACCGAATTTGAAATAGACCGAAATACAAAAACCGAATTTTCGGTTATGATCGAATGCATTTTTGTTTTACTTCACTGATCCCTCCTGTTCTAGAAGATCCATGTGTCGTGGGGCAGTACAATGAACAAGACCCTAACATGAAGAGACTAAAGACAAACATGGGAATCAAACACGAATAGACAAATCACACACTACATATTAGCACTTCTATACATAAACTTCATGAATATTAAAATTTGCACACCATATATCAGCTAAATGAGTTCAACTGGTtgaattgtatttttttttttttttttgaacaaaactGGTTGAATTGTTAACGACCACAATGACTCGACTCAATGAACTCGTTGATCTACAAGTTGAGAAACTCAACTCGATTTTTTAGTATCTGATCTCGTTTAGATTACTTGTTAAAGTAATTAATATTGAGTTCGAATTTGAGTACTTGTATCTTTGCCAAATCGCACACACAGTAGACACCACCATGGAATTCAACCATTTTTTTTAATATTCCATGACCCTCCTCTTGTTCCAGATCGCCGCAGTGCTATGAACACGACGCTAACATCAAGAAACTAAAGACAAAGAGGGGAATCAAAGACGAGTAGACGAATCACAAAGGAAGTCCACGTCTTGTCGTCCCAAAGTATCCTCTGTTTCCTCAAACCATTTTATTCCTCAAACAAAGAGTAATCCTCCTTCGTTTAGGCGTCCACGATGTCGCCGTTGTCAATCGCCGCCAGGATCATCTCTGGGTGCAGCGCCGGGGTCGCGTTCTTGATCGTCCCGTCGATTGCGTTCGGCCGGCCGAGCGCCTTGAGCGCCAGGTGCGCCGCCTTCTGGCCGGAGATCATCATGGCGCCGAAGGTTGGGCCCTGTAACCACCACAGGACAGGACAAAAAAAATCCTTAATTAGTCGAAAGCTTGTGAGAGATTCCTCAGATAAAGAACCCGTGTAGAAGATGCAAAATTTCGTACCATTCTGGGGGCGCCGTCGATCTCGGCGACCTCCATGCCGGTGACGATCATGCCGGGGACGACCTCGCGGGTGAGGCGCACGATCGCGTCCTCGGCGGTGTTCATGTCAAGCGCCTTCATCCCGGGCACCGTCTCGATCATCCCGATGTCCTGGAGCCGCTTGACTCCGGTAGCGCCGAAGGGCCCGTCGTGGCCGCATGAGCTGACCACGACCTTGGCCTCCATGACGTTGGGGTCCATGCAGGACTGCGTGTCGTGGTTCATGGAGACGAGCGCCCAGTTGGTGACGACGCCGGCGACGCGGCTGTCCTTGACGATGAGGtcctcgacggcgacggcgttGAAGAGCTTGACGTTGGGGCGCGCGAGGAGGCGGCTCATGACGGTGGAGGTGAAGAGCGCGGCGTGCTTGATGACGACGTAGTCCTCGGTCTCGTCGTACTCGATGTCGAGCTCGTCGAGGAAGAGGTGGGCGGGCTTGCGCACGACCATGGCGGAGAAGAGCTGGCCGCCGAGccaggcgccgccgccgggggagaCGGACTGCTCGATGATGGCGATGCTGATGGAGGGGTCCTTGGAGAGCTCGTAGGCGCAGGAGAGCCCCGCGGAGCCGGCCCCGACGATGACCACGTCGGTGTCGGCGTAGGTGATCATGTCGGTCATGTAGCGGCGGGTCATCTCGCGGGAGACGATGGACTCCTTGATGGGGCTGAACTTGAAGGCGTTGAGGTCGTagggaggggtggaggaggagatggagTTGCAGATGGTGCCGGCGCGCGGGGTGGCGACGCAGGACGGGGCGCGGGTGGCCGACGGGAGGTGAGCGCCGGCGAAGGAGGTCTTGAGGAGGAGGCTGGAGGCGGTGGTGGCCATGGCTGCCATGTGCATGCAGGTGTGGTTTGGGGAGATGAGTGGAGTGAGAGCGTGGCGAGGATAAGGCGCAGTGGCAGGGTAGAAGAAGGGGAGGAGGGGACAAATATCTGGAGATTGTGTGTACGTGCGGCCACATCTCAGGTTGTCTTGTCAGCCTTTGGACTCATTCCTGATATTTTGCGAAGATCCTCTGTCAATTGTTCCATCGAAACGAGCTTGCGATGTTCTGGTAAGCATTAGTCGGGTGATATTTTCAGGGTTTTTGGTCGAGAAAAACCGCAAGATAATAAGATCCCACTTTCAGCTCACCGGAAATAAGATCGATTGACAGAGAGAAACACAAGTAGGGGTCCCGCGGCACTTGTTGCGTCACCGGTCTGTGTACAGAACTATACGGAGTATACCGTATTACTGATAGTATTTATATAGAAAGTTAATTAATCCTAATGTAAAGTCAGGATGGCCGAGTGGTCTAAGGCGCCAGACTCAAGTTCTGGTCCTCTTACGAGGGCGTGGGTTCAAACCCCACTTCTGACAAACCTTTTTTACTTTTTAAATTTAGGTCGTTCGCAGACCACTTCAGGTCCTCACCATAATACTATGTCAGGATTCAAGTTATAAAACCTCGATTTCAATAGTATGTCAGGATTCAAGTTATAAAACCTCGATTTCAATAGTATGTCAGGATTCAAGTTCATGGAAGGTTTGGTAGATAATCTTGTAGGAGGAGTTAGCATGGTCCAATATGTTGATGGTTCGGTTATCATGTTTCAGGATAGTATACACAGTGCTAGGGATTTGAAAGCCTATTCTTTGTAGTTTTTAGCAGTTTTTAGGGTTataaattaactttcataaatgtggtttttgttttgtttagggAGAGCTAAGAAAAAAGTTCAAGAATACTCTTCTATTTTCAATTGTACATTAGGAAAATACCTTTTAGGTAACTGTGGGTGCCCTTGTATCTAGTAGATTGTGTGGTAAAAACTGAAAGGAGATATAACTTTGTGTGTGCAATTCAGTCGATTGCATTGCTTGACTTTTACTACTGATATTTTAGACAATTATGTACTTGAGAAAGGATAAGGTGTTATTAGAACCTTGTGGGGGAAACAGCAATGTGGCGGAAGTTGCGAGATTTATGTTCTGGTGTTAGTTTAAGTAATCACGAAGATAAGTGTGGATGGTTAATAACCAAATATGGCAATTTTACTCTACGCTGTATGTATCTTGCAGTGAAGTGGCCACATAGAAATGTCAAGTTGGTAAGGATCCCACTTGAGATAAGGcttcttatggttagctttttatAAGAACATTTTGAGAAAAGATGTGTTAATTAAAAGAGGTTCGAAATGTAAAGATACCAAATGTTGTTTCCGTGATGAACATGTGACTTTACATATTATTTTTCAAATATAAGATGGCCAAGTATATATGGGGGGTGGTGGAATGTACTACTCCTAGTAAAGATAGAAGTATGATTGCTGTGGGAGTAGCTGCAGTTTTCTTGTCAGTTTGGAAGGTCCCGAATGCAGCAGTTTTTTTTAATCATGTCTACCCGTGTGATCCAATTCTCATAATATACACTCGTTGGATCGACATGAACTTTTGGACCCTCTTTCAATTGTTTCGAATGATATTATGACGATTTTTCGTCGAGAAAAATATCCCACTTCCAGCTCACCAGTCACCAGTAGGGGTTTGTTATTTTTATGTATCTTATGCCTATGTTTGCGAGAAGATCTTTTAAATACATGGCAACACACGGGTATTTTGCTAGCGTACAAAAATATATAACGCATATTACGTAAAATATTTAAATATTAAATTAATTAACTGTAATAGTAAACTGTCAGGATGGCCGAGTGGTCAAGGCGCCAGATTCAAGATCTGGTCCTCGTAAGAGGGCGTGGGTTCGAACCCCACTTCTGACAAATCTTTTTCTTTCTAAACTAAATTTAGGTTCGTTGGCAGACCACCCGTTTGACCTCGTACCCGACCGGTACTCCGTCGTCGCCAAGCACCACTCCACGTTCATCTGGCTTTCCTCTGGCCCCTGCGCCGAATCCGCCGCACTAGTTTTCTCCCGCGTCACCGGATCGCCATTCTTTAAACCCCTCTTCCGCCTGGATCTGTGGCGCTGATTCTGTGATCTCCGCTTGCGAGGTTCGATCCGATTCCCTATGCGTCCGTCCCTCTTATTCTGCAGGGAATCGCTTAACAAATTTGGCCCGTTTTGGTTTGTTGTTAATCGATTCCTTGTATCTGTTTGGTTGTTTACAGGAAGGAGCAATGGCGGGGAGGGGTAATGCCGCGTCGAACAACTCCGctctcatcgccatcatcgctgaTGAGGTGATCCCATCCTCCCCCTTTTGACCCTAATGTTGCTTGAGCTCCTCCCTTTAATAATGGAGCATCTGTTGAATCCGGAGCACTACCTAGATAGCTAGGAATTGGGGATAACATGTGAGATGTATGGAGACTAGcatagtgcccgtgcgttgctacataGCCTAATTTAAATATTAGTtatgatttaattgggcattacaagggTTGTATTGTATCTTTACTCTTCTGTAACGGTATACCACTGTCTTCTCCAACTTCTGCAAATATTGATATATCTTTAACCATTCATGTCGATAAGATCGCAAGGGGACACCCCCTTTTTTCTCCTCCATGGCCTGCTACTTCAGAGAGCAGTCGTGCTCCATGCCTTTCATAGTCACTTGCATCCTTGTTCTACCCCTAAATGCATGAATTCTCACCGTGTCTTCACCATCCACTTTCTCGAATTTATACTGTTAACCTTCAAGATAggcaataaataaaaatatgtctTCATACTAAAATCCCCTCTTTCATGTGTCGGGGATTGGGGAAGTAAAAAATACACCTTTGATTAGTCCAGATATAATGAGTCACGTATATGCTCCTGCAGATTGAAAAGGATCTTTGCATAGAATTTAAATCACCATAGAATGGAACGTGATTGCTACAAAAATAGTTCATAGGTGCAAGTTTTGTAGAAATCATGCGAGCCAGGTTTCCTTTGTGGGCCAGGCGATGAAATAAATCAGAATCTGTACTGAAGTGAGTTATATATAGTCTGACCAGGAACAGTTCCATGGTCATGTACACCACGTTTAGCCTTCAGATCGGGAGATAAAGCTACAGCAATATGTTATCTTCAGCTTTAGAATGGGTACATCACTGTTGAACCATCTGCTCATACAATTCATATCTCCTCATTTATAATCTTATAGTTTTGAAGGTTTCTGTAGATCTTCTCGCGACAATCTCATAACAAATTCAGTCAACCACAAATCTTTTTTGTGACATGGATCATTCACATGATACATAACTACATCCAGTATAAGTTAATATAGGTTAATTTTGCACGAACCTAAAAGGTATTGTTTTCTTGATATATCCAAATGAAAACAGTATACAAAGGTGATGAAGAATTTCAAAGGGAACAGTATATTCATTGGTTTGCTTGGGGTAACCTGTTTACCTGTTCGGTTGCAGCTTTGAATAATCGAAGCTCACTACCACCTGAAGATGACATTTCGAATTGTTCATGAAAGAGGAATGAGATTATAGTTTAAACATTGCTCCTAAAGCCACATAAATAAACGGTGATGCATATATTATGGAGTATGAAAGAGAAAAATTCTGTACTAGTAAATAATCATTTTTTTCGAGTACGCGCAGGAGATCTGCGTGTTTTGTATTAAGCTCGAAGGAGAAAGGACAACGTCCAGTACAGGGGAAGACTCTTGCGCCAGGCGTCCACAGACGGAGCCGGCCTCACCA contains the following coding sequences:
- the LOC124689497 gene encoding thiamine thiazole synthase 2, chloroplastic-like, encoding MHMAAMATTASSLLLKTSFAGAHLPSATRAPSCVATPRAGTICNSISSSTPPYDLNAFKFSPIKESIVSREMTRRYMTDMITYADTDVVIVGAGSAGLSCAYELSKDPSISIAIIEQSVSPGGGAWLGGQLFSAMVVRKPAHLFLDELDIEYDETEDYVVIKHAALFTSTVMSRLLARPNVKLFNAVAVEDLIVKDSRVAGVVTNWALVSMNHDTQSCMDPNVMEAKVVVSSCGHDGPFGATGVKRLQDIGMIETVPGMKALDMNTAEDAIVRLTREVVPGMIVTGMEVAEIDGAPRMGPTFGAMMISGQKAAHLALKALGRPNAIDGTIKNATPALHPEMILAAIDNGDIVDA